The following proteins are co-located in the Halococcus saccharolyticus DSM 5350 genome:
- a CDS encoding twin-arginine translocation signal domain-containing protein, whose product MSKQPPTDEFGDANEGTNSVNRRRFVKSLGAAGGVGAFGATGMTGNAAAEESQEPLVDPSEFDTDITSTNSAVNYTETDVTSGSPSTDPAPTPQAIASPSARFYVATIPYRIPVIGGTDIVLTIDATFGFTEVSISGGICFDNTCLTLLGAGISYSNAEICADIRGKLKAIPLRVDGCFRFAPSLNPAGLEVSASVEVCLDVAPDSAYEQNGWEFAGRYLCVQEDVGGTL is encoded by the coding sequence ATGTCCAAGCAACCCCCGACGGACGAATTCGGTGATGCGAACGAGGGCACAAACTCGGTCAATCGACGACGCTTCGTCAAATCGCTCGGCGCGGCAGGAGGCGTAGGAGCGTTCGGAGCAACGGGAATGACTGGCAATGCAGCGGCTGAGGAGTCGCAAGAACCGCTTGTCGACCCGTCAGAGTTTGATACCGACATCACTTCCACAAACTCTGCGGTCAACTACACCGAAACCGACGTAACCTCCGGCTCACCATCCACTGATCCGGCTCCCACTCCACAAGCTATTGCGAGCCCAAGCGCAAGGTTCTATGTCGCAACGATTCCGTACAGGATTCCAGTCATCGGCGGGACCGACATCGTCCTGACGATCGATGCGACTTTCGGCTTCACCGAGGTTTCTATCTCCGGTGGGATTTGCTTCGATAACACCTGCCTAACGCTTCTCGGTGCCGGAATTAGTTACTCTAACGCTGAAATTTGTGCAGACATCCGTGGGAAACTTAAAGCCATTCCGCTGCGAGTCGATGGCTGCTTCCGGTTCGCGCCATCGCTCAACCCAGCCGGGCTTGAGGTCAGTGCCTCAGTCGAAGTTTGTCTTGACGTAGCGCCTGATAGCGCTTATGAACAGAACGGATGGGAGTTTGCTGGTCGGTACCTCTGCGTGCAGGAAGACGTCGGGGGAACCCTCTGA